One window of the Cryptomeria japonica chromosome 7, Sugi_1.0, whole genome shotgun sequence genome contains the following:
- the LOC131040614 gene encoding sesquiterpene synthase Cad-like — protein sequence MARENSAVLKENNENLVDRRIGNYHPNVWEDDFLQSLSSPYEASSYREKVESLIEEIKEKALNPLFGDGEKWPSPYDLLERFFLVDSVQRLGIHRYSEKEIEAILDYTYKHWNDESGISWGSKNSIADLNTTALGFRVLRLNGYHVSQEVFKIFCDGNGQFVLRPPSEEGDNQLRSVLSLYRAAEISFPGETIMEQAKSFASRYLEQTLAESHNIREKSQLLTEVEYFKNTSWRSRNPRWEAWNSIQIFRRDIDSWMSIEGVYRMSNEICKNILEAAILDFNILQAQHQNELKIISKWWTESSVKEFNFFRHRHVEYYLGYACGLYEFEFSLTRVGYAKLGVMVTLIDDIFDTYGTIDELVHFKTALINWDMSMVGHLPQYMQICWQFLHETYMELADEVEKIHGPHAHKWMQDYWMNLIMAEFQDEEWIANDYHPTLDEYLKNAVDSSVVPVVTLFPILLIDMVLPNDILKRVSKFEYDVAMACRLIDDCKDFQEQKSQVRNDSWLDCYIRDNPGTTKEQALEYGETHIELHMQEVTRDYLCYEKYIPTCCKRVHFDCMYRWVAFIWREVDGFSTSLKGIKDDIMKILINPITIYP from the exons ATGGCTCGTGAAAATTCAGCTGTGttgaaagaaaataatgagaatttGGTGGATCGAAGGATAGGCAACTATCATCCCAATGTCTGGGAGGACGATTTCCTGCAGTCCCTTTCATCGCCATATGAG GCATCTTCATATCGTGAGAAGGTGGAAAGcttgattgaggagatcaaggagaAGGCATTGAATCCCCTGTTTGGAGATGGCGAAAAATGGCCCTCCCCTTATGACCTGCTTGAGAGGTTCTTCCTAGTTGACAGTGTTCAACGATTAGGAATTCATCGATATTCTGAAAAAGAAATTGAAGCAATTCTGGATTACACTTATAA ACATTGGAATGACGAAAGTGGTATTTCATGGGGGAGCAAAAATTCCATTGCAGACCTTAACACTACTGCTTTGGGATTTCGAGTTCTTCGCCTTAATGGATATCATGTATCTCAAG AGGTATTTAAAATTTTTTGTGATGGAAATGGACAATTCGTTTTGAGGCCACCCAGTGAAGAAGGTGACAATCAGTTAAGAAGTGTGTTGAGCTTATATCGAGCTGCAGAGATTTCTTTTCCGGGAGAAACAATAATGGAACAGGCTAAATCATTTGCCTCTCGCTACCTTGAACAAACACTTGCAGAGAGCCATAACATAAGAGAGAAAAGCCAACTTTTGACAGAG GTTGAATACTTTAAGAACACTTCCTGGAGATCCAGAAATCCACGGTGGGAAGCATGGAATTCCATTCAAATATTTAGACGAGATATTGATTCTTGGATGTCAATTGAAGGTGTCTACAG GATGTCAAATGAGATTTGCAAAAATATTTTGGAAGCAGCAATATTGGATTTCAACATACTACAGGCTCAACATCAGAATGAGCTCAAAATTATATCCAA ATGGTGGACTGAATCAAGTGTAAAAGAATTTAATTTCTTTCGACATCGACATGTGGAGTATTATCTTGGATATGCATGTGGATTGTATGAATTTGAATTTTCTCTAACTCGAGTTGGATATGCTAAATTGGGTGTCATGGTTACtctcattgatgacatttttgacACTTATGGAACCATTGATGAGCTCGTACATTTCAAGACAGCCTTGATCAA TTGGGATatgtctatggtgggtcatcttcCCCAATACATGCAAATTTGTTGGCAATTTCTCCATGAAACATACATGGAATTAGCTGATGAAGTAGAGAAAATACATGGTCCACATGCACACAAGTGGATGCAAGATTAT TGGATGAACCTTATTATGGCAGAATTTCAAGATGAAGAATGGATTGCTAATGACTATCACCCTACTTTAGATGAATATTTAAAAAATGCCGTTGACTCTTCAGTCGTACCTGTGGTCACATTATTTCCAATTCTTTTGATTGACATGGTCCTTCccaatgatattttgaaaagagtTTCTAAATTTGAATATGATGTAGCAATGGCTTGTCGATTAATTGACGATTGCAAAGATTTTCAG GAACAAAAAAGTCAAGTAAGAAATGATTCTTGGCTAGATTGTTATATAAGAGACAACCCTGGAACCACAAAGGAGCAAGCTTTGGAGTATGGAGAGACTCACATTGAGTTACACATGCAAGAAGTAACTAGAGACTACCTATGTTATGAGAAATATATACCAACATGTTGCAAAAGGGTGCATTTTGACTGTATGTATAGATGGGTAGCTTTCATATGGAGGGAGGTTGATGGATTTTCAACTTCACTCAAGGGCATAAAGGATGACATAATGAAAATCTTAATCAATCCTATAACTATttatccttga